The following DNA comes from Candidatus Eremiobacteraceae bacterium.
ACGAAGGTCGCTGCGATCCTCGCGACCGGCTCGATGATGTGGTACCTCGCGCGGAACAAGCGCTTTGCGGATCCGGGCAAGGCGGTCATCGCGTGGCTCGCGTACGGCAGCTACGCGTCGCTCACCATGCTGTGGGGCTACCAGGTCGACATCGGAACGTTGACGCTCTGGGGCACCCTGTGGCAGCTCATCTTCTTCTACGTGATCCTCGCGGTCGCGCGCATCGAAGAAGACGAGTTCCGGATCGTCATGGTCTCGTGGCTCATCGGCTGCATGTTCGCGTCGGTGTTCGGCGCGACCGTCTTCGGCTTCGGCGGCGCGAAATTCGATAACGCGGGCCGGCTCAAGGCGCATTTCAATCCGGACAACAAGCTCCTCTCCGACCTCTTCTCGGCCTCGTTCGTCTTCCCGGTCGCGCTCGTCACGATGTACATCCTGCGCGCGCAGTGGGGCTTGAAGAAGATCGGCCTTCTCATGGTTTTCGCGATCCTGATCGTCGGCCAGTTCGTCGTCGGGTCGCGCGGCGGTATCCTCGCCGACCTCCTCGTGTGCGTCTACTACTTCTTCAAGGGGCGCTACCGCGGGCAGCTCTTGTTCCTCGCCGCGCTCGCTTTCACGGTGAGCTTCGCGTTCCCGACGGCGACCTGGGGGAGGTTCCTGAAGCCCGACCCTTCGGGCGGCTCGGGGCGCATCGAGATCTGGAAGGTCGGTCTCGCCGCGCTCAAGGACAACTGGCTCTTCGGCGGCGGCTTCGCGCAGTTCGAGAACTTGTACGACAAGTATTTCCTGACGGTCTGGAACCAGTTCTACGAGCACTGGCACCGCGGCCCGCATAACATCATCCTGCAGGCATGGGTCGAGCAGGGCCTCATCGGCCTCGGCATCATGCTGCTCGCGTGGTGGATGACGTACAAGTCGATGGCGCACATCCCGAAAGGCCACCCGCGTTACGACGAACGCGTGGCGGTCGAGGCGGGCGTCTTCGGCGCCTTCGTCGCGGCGATCTTCGTCGGCGTCATGCTCTCGAAGTTCACATTCTGGATGTACACGATCGTGTCGCTCTATCGCCAGGTCACGCTGCGTTCCGTCAACGCGAGCCTCGCGGCGAAGGCGCCGCTCGATCGGGTCGTCGTTCTCGATACGGGGCCGCCGCCCGAACTCGAGCCGCTGCCCGTGCCCGGCCCGGCCAGTTGAAGCGCGCAGAGTTCCTGCCGTATTGCCGGCCGGCGCTCGGCGCTGACGACATCGCTGCGGTCGTCGACACGCTCGAACGCGGTTGGCTGACGACCGGACCGCTCGTCAAGCGGTTCGAAGCTGATTTCGCCGCCGCGTGCGGCGTCAAGCACGCGATCGCGCTCAACAGCTGCACCTCGGCGATGCATCTTGCGCTCATCGCGCTCGGCGTCGGTCCGGGCGATGAAGTCGTCTTGCCTGCGCTCAGCTTCGTCGCGGCCGCGAATCTCGTGCTCCAGCTCGGGGCCGAGCCCGTCTTCTGCGACGTCGAAGCCGATTCGCTCTGCTCGACGGTCGCGACGATCGACCGCGCGACGTCGCCGCGGACGAAAGCGATCGTCACGATGCACTATGCCGGACGGCCCGCCGCGGCTGCGCCGATCTCGGCATACGCGCGCTCGCGCGGCATCAGCGTGCTCGAAGACGCGGCGCTCGCGGTCGGCACGCTCGACGACGGCCGCTGGCCGGGCTTTTGCACCGACGCTGCAGCGTTCAGTTTCTACGCGACCAAGAACGTGACGACCGCCGAGGGCGGCATGCTCGTCACCCGCGACGACGAGATCGCCGAGCGCGTTCGCAGCCTGTCGCTCCACGGCATGGACAAGGACGCATGGAAGCGCTACGAGCGCGGCGGCGCGTGGCGCTACGACGTGCTCGAGACCGGCTACAAGTACAACATGCCGGACATGGCAGCCGCGATCGGTCTCACGCAGCTCGCGAAACTGCCCGCGAACCAGAAGCGCCGCGACGAACTCGCGGCAGCCTATGTCGCCGGGCTCGAGGATGTCCCAGGCGTCGCCGTCGCGGCCTTGGGCTCGATGCGAACGAATGACCGGCACAGCTGGTGCGTGTTCCCGATCCTCGTCGACGAACAGACGGCGGGCATCTCGCGCGACGCGCTCATCGAGGCGCTGCGCGACCGGAACATCGGCACGAGCGTCCACTATATCCCGTCGCACCACTTCACCGCGTACAAGCACCGGCGCCACGGACCGCTGCAGGTGACCGAGGCAGAGTGGCTCAAGCTCGTCTCGTTGCCGCTCTTCCCGGGGATGAGCGACACGGATGTCGCCGACGTCGTCGCAGCGATCAAGGACAGCGTACCGGCTGCCTCGCGCTCGCGCGTCGGTCTGTGACCGCGCTAACCCGCCCGCTGCGATAGCCGGCACACTACCCCACCGGTTCACTCGAGAGTGAGCCGCCGCATGGATAGACCCATCGCCAATCCTTATGATTGGCGTGACTACTCGTCGTGGGGACGGGCCGCGCTTACGCGGTCCGCGTTGTGCTCAACTGCGATCATCGCTCGGATTTTTACGACTAGCAAGCGCGATAGCCGCGTTGTCGGCCGTATTTCTTGTCGGCGGCTGCGGAGGCGGCGGGGGCGGCAGCAGCGTCGTCCAGCCGGTGATCGTTCCGCAGAAGAAGCCCACCCCGACCCCGACCCCGTCCGGTGCTCCCTCGCCGACGCCGACACCGTCGTCCACGCCGCATCCGTCGCCGACGCCGAGCAGCACGCCGACGCCGAATCCGACCGCGACGCCGACGCCGCATCCGACCGCAACGCCGACACCGCATCCGACGCCGACGTCGACGCCGCAGCCGACGCCGACCCCCGGGCCGATCTCGATGATCCACGTGCACACGTGGCAAGACCTGGCTACCGGTGACGGCAATCGCCTGTCGTCGTGGACCCAGACGACACCGTGGCTCGACTACGTCGACACCGACGCGCAAGATTCTCTCGCGATGCACGACGCCGGTCTGACCGTCGCCTTCTACACCATACCGAACCGCCAAGGCCCTGGCGATCCGATGTATTCGAACGACGAATCGACATTCGCACACGACTGCTCCGGTAACCGCATCGATTCGCTCGGGGTCGGCGTCGGCCGCTACCTCATGGATCCGCACTCGACCGATCTCGGCGGGATGTGGGAATCGTACGTCCAGAGGATGGTCGGCAACGGCGCTTGGATCGACTACGTCTTCGAAGACAAGGCCGATAACATCAATAAGACAAGCGCGCCGCCGTGCAATTTCGACCAGACCGATTGGACGAACGCGAGCAACCAGCTCGACTCGTACATGACCTCGCACATCATCTACAACTCGCTGAGCAACACCGGCTCGCAAAACGGTCAGCCGACCGTCGCTCCCTCGATCGCGCTCAACCCGGGGGCCGCCGGCGGCATGTCGGAAGACTGCTACTCCAAACAGGACAACACGCTGCGCACGAAAGTCTCGTGGCAGGCGACCGAACTGACCGAGATCGACATGGCGAACTCCCAGAAGTTCTTCGTCTGCAACGGCGGCATGTCGACCGCCGGATCGACGGCGATCCAAGCGCGCCTCTATCAATACGCGTCGTATCTGCTGACCTACGACCCGAACACGACGTTCTATATGACGCACTATGGCGACTACTCCGGCCTGTTCGTCTATCCGGAAGTCCAGCTTGTGGCGAAGCAGCCGGTCATCGCGGAGCCGTCGAACATCGCATCGCTGCTCCAATCGGGCGGCACGTACGCGCGACAGTACCGAGCGTGCTACGTCGCGGGCAACTTCGTCGGCCCGTGCGCAGCGGTCGTCAACAGCGGCAGCGCGGGCATGCAGTCGCAGCCCTTCCCGTATCCGGGGCAATACGCTCACACGCTCGTGCTGAGCGGCAGCGGCGTGCTCGACGGGGGTTCGATCGCGACGAACGGCCCCGCGCCGCCTTCGTCGGTGGCGCCGAGCACAGCGGTCATCGCCTTCCCGTAGGTCGCAAGTCCCGCCGTTTCGGCGGGTGGCCTAGACGCGCGGCGTGAAGCGAACATCCCGTGACGCCGTTCCCCACATTCGATAAGGCTCGCACAGCCCTCACGGAGCGAGCGGTGATCTTCGCGCGTCGCGCGGGCCGCCTTTTCCCGCGCGTCTATTTCGATCGCGACGGCGACTACCGCCACACGCTGCTGCTCGTCGGCTCCGGACGCAGCGGAACGTCGTGGGTTCCCGACGTCATCAACTACGATCACTCGTATCGCTATCTATACGAGCCGTTCCACTCCAAGCACGTGCCTGCCGCGCGCGACTGGCTTCCGCGGCAGTACGTCCGCATCGACGACGACGAACCGCGGCGCGTCGACCTTGCGACGAGCATCTTCACCGGCCGCTTGCGCAATGCGTACGCCGACGCGTACAACCGCTGCGTCGTCGTCCATCGTCGCCTTGTCAAAGACACGCGGCTCCAACTCGCGCTCGGTTGGATCCGCAAACGCTTCGTCGGGATGCCGATGATCTACCTCATGCGGCATCCATGCGCGGTCGTCAACTCCCGCATCCAGCTCGGGCGCGATTGCGATCTCGCGCGCATGTTCTTCTCGCAGCCCCAGCTCATGGAAGATCACCTCGGGCCTTTCCGCACCGAGATGGAGCGCGCGCGAGACGATTTCGAGCGGCACGTGTTCATCTGGTGCGTCGAGAACTACGTGCCGATGCGCCAGCTGCACGCCGGCGACGCGCATCTCATCTTCTACGAGGACGTCTGCGAGAATCCCGAAGGCGAGCTGCAGCGGCTCGCTGCATTTCTTGGCGCCGCCTTCGACGAGCGCGCGATGCGCAACGTCGGCAAAGCGTCGGTGCAGGCGCGCAAATATCACGGCGGCCGCACGAGCGCGATCGTCACGGGCGCGAGCCTCGTCGAAGCGTGGAGAGCGTACGTCTCACCCGAGCGTGCGAAACGTGCCATCGAGATATTGCGTTTGTTCGGCCTAGAGGCTATCTACGACGAAGACCCCAGGCCGCGCGCTCACAGCGCGGACGCGATGTTCTCACAGAGTTCTAACGGACCCACGGTGCAGGCGTCCCGCTGATCATCACTGAAATCACGAAGCCGGAACGTTTCGACTGAAAAGGAGAGCCGGGCTTGGGTAAACGTGGTTCTATGTTGAGCAGATTGAGCGAACGCTGGCGGCCGGTGTATCGGCCGCGCTGGAATTCGCTCCGGAGCAGGCTCATCTTCGAGACGAACAACGACTACCACAGCGCGGTATTCCTGTCGGCGGCGGCGCGGACGGGAAGCACGTGGATCTCCGAGACGATCAACTATCGCAACGACTACCGCTACCTGTTCGAGCCGATCTCGCTCTATCGATATCTGTTGACCGACCGTTACCGCCCGCTCTTGCCAGGACCGGAAGAAGGCATCATCGCGCGTTCGCCCTACCATTTCGTCCACGACCGCGAACCGATCGACACGCGCCTCCAGTATATCCGCCCATCCGACGACGATCCCGAGCTGCGCGCGCGCGCCGATGCCGTGCTCACGGGCAAATTCAAGAACCCGGCGGTCGACCAATACAATTACACGCCGCGAATGGTGTTCGCGAGGCGGCTCATCAAAGAGACGAAGTCCGGTCTGTGGCTGCGCTGGCTGTACGAGCAGTTCCCCGGCCTGAAGATCATCCACCTCATCCGCCACCCGGTGCCGACGATCCAGTCGCGGCTCGAGGGCAAGGCGGACAACGATCCGTCGCTGCGCATGCGCTACTTCCGCAAGCTCATCTTCGGACAGCCCGACCTCGTCGCCGATTGGCTCGAGCCGTTCCGCGGCTTGCTCGAATCCGCGACGACCGTGTTCGAGCAGCGCATGGTGGTCTGGTGCATCCAGAACTACGTGCCGCTGCGCCAGTTCAAGCCCGGCGAGATCCATCTCGCGTTCTACGAAGATTTCTGCATCGAGCCAGTCGAGTCGCTGCGCAAGCTCTTCACGTACATCGGCGAGCCGACCGACGATCGCACGATGATGCGTGCGCTCAGCAAGATGAACGCACCGTCATCGACGGTGCACGGCCGCACGATGGGCGAGATCGCGGGCTCCGGCCGGATCGACGGCATGCGGCAAGTGTCGAAGTGGCAGGCGCGCGCGACCGAGGAACAGATCGCGACCGCCGATCGTTTCCTCAAGGCATTCGGCATGGACGCCATATATACGGTGACCGATCCTCTACCCCGACAAGGAGGTACTCTTGCGCTCAGTCCGTCTCATTAGACTTATCGCAATCATATTTCTCGCGTTCTTCATCGCGAACTGCCAGAGCCATCAGACGAGCTCGGCGGCGTCGAACGGCGTGCCGACGCACGTGCTCTCGTACACGTTCTTCGGCGTCAACGGCGTGCCGAAAGGCGAACCGACCGTCGACATCGCGAGTGCGGCTAAGTGGACGACGTGGGCGATGTCGAACATCCCGATGTCCAAGCAGCTGCACGCTGCCGGCATGAAGACGATCTTCTATACGAATCCGAACCGCGTCGCGCCACGCGACAAGGCGATCTACTCGAGCGACGAGAGCCAGTTCGCGCACGATTGCTCGGGCAAGCGCATCCTCGTTCAGAAGGGCGAAGAGCGCTACCTCACCGATCCGACGTCGCCGGCCGCGCAGAGCGCTTGGAAGTCGTTCGCGAATCAGGCGATGAGCCAAGGTCAGTTCGACGCGATCTTCGACGACACCGCAGCCTCGACCGGCTCGCTCTCCGGCTTGCCGTGCAATTTCGACGAGAGCAAATGGATCGACGAGCACGTCGCTTTCGTCCAGTCGCTCGGCGTGCCCGTCATGGTCAACGCGCTCGGCGACGGCGATCTGCCGCACCAAGGCAAGGGCGCGAGCGCGACCTACAGCGTGAGCCCGATCCTCCAGATCGTCGCGCGCGCCAGCAACGTCATGGGCGGCACGTTCGAAGACTGTTACGCATCGCCGAGCCACGCGTCGAACAAGGGCGGCGACGTGACCGCCGGATCGTATTGGGAGCAGACCGAGAACACCGAGCTCGCCGTCGCGCGGCTCGGCAAGATATTCGTCTGCAATCAGCGCGCCGCGCACGAGGCGATGGCCGACGCGATCCCCGCGCGCACCTTTGCCGAGGCGTCGTTCCTGCTGACGTACGATCTGAAGTCGAGCATGATCCGCACGCAGTTCGTCTCGCCGTCGTGGTTCAACCTCGGCCCCGAGATCGAGCTCGTCGCTCTCGATCCGGTCGTGCCGACGCCGCAGACGGTCGACTCGCTGCGCTCGTCGAGCGGCGCATACGGTCGCGAGTACCGCTCGTGCTACATCGCGGGTTCGCCCGTCGGACCTTGCGCCGCCGCGGTCAACCCGGTCGTCGGCGGGTCGCGTCCGTTCCCGTTCTCAGGCTATACGCACACGATGGTGCTGCAGGGTGCGGGGATACTCGACGGCGGAACGATCACGTCGAACGGTCCGGCGCCCGGATCGATCGCTTCGCTCACCGGCGTCGTCGCCTTCAAATAACGCGTCCTCGCCGCGTTGATGATCGAACCCGCTCCCGACCCCGTAGCGGTCGAGCTTTAGCTCGACCGCCGCGGTCTCTGGAGTCGTCGCGGCGGGAGCATGTCGCTCTCGCGGGCACGCGGCGATCCGGGAAATACTTACCTTCCGCCGCTGTCTTCGGCGCCTCTCGGCGCCTCAGAACACCCGCTTAGAGCGACATGCTCCCGCCGCGCCTGTCAACACTCGTCCGCCCGACATGGCGCCGAATGCCGTCGGCCCGGCGAGGGATCGCCTCAAGCGGGGCTTGTGAGGCGGCGAAAGCCGCCGAACAGAGCGGCGTAGGTAAGTCTGACCCGATTCGAGCCGCGTCCCCGCGAAGGCGATACCCTCGCCGGGCCGACATCGAGATCGACGCATTGAGAAGGTCGAGGGCAGATACATTACATAGGTGGCGGCGATGAGGCGCGTCTTGCTCGTCGCGTATTACTTTCCGCCGCAGCCGAAGGCCGGCGCGCTGCGGCCGAGCTATCTCGCTGCGAACCTCAAAGAGTTCGGGTGGGAGCCGACGGTTCTCACCGTCGATTTTCCCGGCGATCCCGGGATTGATTGCAAGATCGTCCGCGTCAAGCAGTTGGGGAAGAGCGCCAAACTCGATTTCGTGGCGGCCGGCGAGGCCGCCGCGAACGCGAAGCGGCGTTCGGGGTTCGAACGTGCGCTGCGCGACGCCGCGCGCAACATCGTGTATTTTCCCGACGATGCGGTCGGCTGGTTGTGGCCGGCGCGGACGGAAGCGCTGCGACTGACCGCGCAAGAGCGCTATGACGCCGTCATCAGCACTGCGCCGCCGCCGTCAGCGCATTTCGTCGGACGCGCGGTCAGCGTGTCGCGTCGGATCCCTTGGGTCGCCGACTACCGGGATCTGTGGAGCGGGCCGGCAGGTCCGTACTTCGATCGCGAATTCGGCCCGCTCAAGCGCGCGTACTCGTACGCATGGGAGCGCTGGCTTCTGCGCCGCGCTACGTCGCTCACCGCGCCGACGATGGCGCATCGCGACGCGCTCGCCGAATACTTCGGCCGCCCCGACGCGATGATGATCCCGAACGCCGCCGACATGGCCGCGTGGCAGGGCATCGACGCGCCGCCGCCGCGCGAGTTCCGCATCTGCTACGCCGGCAAGCTCTACGCGAAGCTGCGCACGCCCGATGTCGTTTTCGCCGCCGTCGCGCGATTGCGCCGATCGAACGCGCTCGTCGGCCGCGCCGTGCGTTTCGATTTCTTCGGCGAGGATCCCGAGCTGGTCACCGAGTCGGCCGACAGGCACGGCGTGCGTGACGCGGTCGTCGTGCACGGCGAGGTCGACCGCCGGTCGGCCCTCACGGCGATGCGCGCGTCTGCGGTGCTCCTGCTCTTGCTGAACACGGCGGGCGACCTCGACCACATCGAGATCGCCAATCCAGGCAGCAAGATACTCGAATACTCCGGTGCGAGGCGGCCGATCCTCGCTGTCGGCGCAGCCGGCAACGCGGTCGAACGGATAATCCGCGAATCGGGGCTCGGCGTCTTCGCGAGCGATGAGTCCGCGTGCGCATCCGCGCTCGCGGCGCTGTACGATGATTTCCGCGCTGGCAAGCTCGAGCCCGTGCCGCTTCCGGGGTGGCATCCGCCGACGCCCCGCGATCTCGCCGGCGGGTTCGCATCGATCCTCGACCGGATCGCAGACGACTGATGTGGCCGACAGCGACCGCGCAGGCCGGTACGGAAGACGCGTTGTAGTCAATCGCGTGGACGCATTGACGCCGATCGATTTCGGGCGCCGCTCGGCGGACAGATGATCGCACGCGCGAAGTCGGCGCTCAAGCAGGTCTACCTGCGTGCGAAGAGCGCCGCGATCGTCGATCGCGGCGCCGATCTTAAGGCGACGGTCTTCCTCGCAGGCGGCGCGCGCAGCGGAACGACGTGGCTCTCCGAGCTCATCAACTACGACAACTCGTACCGATACATGTTCGAGCCCTTCGGCGTTCGACAGCTCGGCGATTTCTGGTACGGTTCGTACCTACGGCCGGACAACGCGGACGCCGCGACGCGCGAACGCGCGGAGTTCATCCTCAGCGGCCGTTTTCACGATCCCTGGGTCGATCAGTTCAACAAACGCCTCTCGGTCGAGCGCCGGCTCGTCAAGGAAGTGCGGGCGAACCTCTGGGTCAAGTGGCTGCGCACGCAGTTCCCGCAAGTGCCGGTCGTGCTCATCATGCGTCACCCGATCCCCACCGTGCGATCGCGCTTCAAGAGATATTTCGATGCGAAAGACCGTTCGCTCGTCGACACCGACCCAGCGAAGCGGACCGCGGAGTTCCGCCATTACCTGCTCGATCAGCGCGAACTCGTCGAAGACCATCTCGCGCCGTTCAAAGACGTCATCGAAAACGCGCAGAGCGTGTGGGACCAGCGGCTGCTCATCTGGTGCGTCCAGAACTACGTGCCGCTGCGCCAGCTGAAGTCCGGCGAAGCGTACATCGCATTCTACGAGTCGTTCTGTCTCGATCCCGTCGGCGAGCTGCGCAAGCTGTTCGCCTTTCTCGGACGCGACGTCGATGACGCCGCGGCCAAGCGCGTGTGGAAACCGTCGCCGATGGCGCGCTACGACACGATGCCCGATCCGGCCACACTCGTCAGCGGTTGGACGAAGAAGGTGACGGACGCGGACGTCGCGCGCGCGGTCGAATTGCTGAAGCTTTTCGGCTTGGACGACGTCTACGGCGCCGATCCGATGCCGAAACCGGCGGGTCTCGCAGCGCACGCTGCCGCAGCCGACGCAAGGTGAGACCGCGGCGGTCGAGCTAAAGCTCGACCGCTACAAGGCCTAGGGCGCTGACTGAGCGCGCGCTACCGCGTTGAACATGCCTTCGCCCGTCAGATTGCGCAGCGCGACGTATACCTTGCCGCGCAGCGTCAACCCGCGCTCGCAGATATAGCGCCGGACGATCTCGCCGCCGAACTCTTCCTTGAACGCGTTCACTTTGAGCAATTCGGCGTCGGTCTTGCCGTGATACCAGCCGCCGAGATCGAAGACGGGGATGCCCGCCTCCTTGAACGCGAGGATATCCCGCCACGTCTGGAAGCGGTGCGCCCGTCCGACCATCTGGCGCTCGGCCTTGTCATCGCGGAAGAACGCGATCGAGTGGAGCTGGCGTGCACGTTGCGGCGTGCGGTAGTTCGCGTGCCACGCGAGCTCGCGCCCTTCGGTCGTCCGAACGAGCGAGAGATCGAGGACGCCGGACTTCGCATACGTCATCGTCAGCTCGCGATCGAGCGGTGCAAGACCCTTGTGAGACGCGAGGTCGTCGAACGCGGCGAAGAATCGGGCGACTTGAGCGTCGTCGCACGGGAAGAAGCGTTCGTAGACGACCTCGCCGCTCTCGGCGCAGCGCCGGATCTGACGGCGCGCCTCCGGCCGGAGCTTCGAGAACAACGCGTCCTCGCTCGCGGTCAGATCGAATTCGATCGTGTAGAACTCGACGCAGCGATAGCCGGCGAGCGGTTCGAGGACGTGGAAGACTTCGTGGACGTCGACCCCGCGACGATCGTCGCGGGCATCGAACCACTCCTCGCCTCGGACGACGAAGCGCCTGCGGTACGTGAGCAACCCTTGGGCTCTTAGCTTTGCGGAGCGCCGGGCCGTGCCGGCGAAGGCGACGGCGATGGAGCGCCGCCGATCGGGGCGAACGTCGGCACGACGATCGGCGCCGGTGTGACCTGAAATGGCATCGGCGTCACGGGAGCGTAGGCCGGCGCAGGCATCGGCGTCACCGTCTGCGCGGTCGGAGCGGTCACCGGTATTTGTTTGTACGAGATCGGCACGCGCACGGGGTGCGTCGAAAACCGCGCCGTCGAGACATTGACGGTCGACGGCTTCGGAGCCGGCGCCTGCGCGAAGCCGGCGAGTTTCGCGGTGCCCGGTCCGGGCGTGATCGACGGGAGCGCACGGGGTTGGTCGAGGTTGGGGAACATGACCGTCGGCGAGGGATAAAAGCTGTTGAGGTGCAGCCGCTGGGTGACGAGCCAGTACACACCGATGATGACGAAGAGGAACAGGAAGCCGGATATCATGAGCTGGCGCATTACCCACATTGTACGGTCGAAACGCGCGCTTCACCTAGGCGTGTTCGACCCATAGCAGGGGCCGTTCGACCCTCTGGCCGCGGGAGGCTTGGCCCGCTCGGCGGGCCAATCGACATCGCAACGCAATCATGATCCACCGTCTACCGAAGGCGTTCCGAATAGCAGTCAACCGGGGCCGCGTACCGCGGCGCGCGTTCGACACGCTCGTCGCCGACCTCAACCCGACGATTCGCGTCGACCCCGGGATCGAAACGGCGATCGATGCCGGCATCGCTTGGCTCGCACGTGCGCAAGACGAGTCGACGTCGCACGATGGCGGCGTCTCGAAACATTTCAGCCTCATCTCCGGCTGGGGAAGCTCGTACCCCGAGACGACGGGCTACATCGTGCCGACCGCGATCGCGTACGCGCACTTGCGCGACGATCCGTCGCACGTCGAGCGCGCGCGGCGCATGCTCGAATGGCTCGTATCGATCCAGCAGCCGGACGGCTCGTTCCTCGCCGGCGCGATCGGATCGCGCCACGCGGTGCCGACGACGTTCAATACCGGCCAAATCCTCATCGGGCTCGCCACAGGCGTCGTCTCGTACGGCGAGCGCTACTTGCCCGCGATGCGGCGCGCGGCGGATTGGCTCGTCGAAGTGCAAGACGCCGACGGCGCGTGGCGGGCGCATCAATCGCCGCTCGTACGGCCCGGTCCAAAGGCATACGATACGCACGTCGCGTGGGGACTGTTCGAAGCGGCGCGCATCGATCCCGATCGCGGGTACGGTGAAGCCGGCTTGCGCAACGCGCGCTGGGCGCTGAGCCTTCAGACCGACAACGGATGGTTCGAGCAGTGCTCGATCAAGAACCCAGAAACGCCGGCGACGCACACGATCGGCTACGCGCTGCGCGGCGTCCTCGAGGCCTACGCCTACAGCAAAGACGCGTCGCTGCTCGCGGCGGCGCGCAAAGCCGCCGACGGCTTGTGGCTCGCGACGAAGCTCGGCGGCTTTCTTCCCGGCCGCATCGATCGTCATTGGCGTG
Coding sequences within:
- a CDS encoding GNAT family N-acetyltransferase, giving the protein MLTYRRRFVVRGEEWFDARDDRRGVDVHEVFHVLEPLAGYRCVEFYTIEFDLTASEDALFSKLRPEARRQIRRCAESGEVVYERFFPCDDAQVARFFAAFDDLASHKGLAPLDRELTMTYAKSGVLDLSLVRTTEGRELAWHANYRTPQRARQLHSIAFFRDDKAERQMVGRAHRFQTWRDILAFKEAGIPVFDLGGWYHGKTDAELLKVNAFKEEFGGEIVRRYICERGLTLRGKVYVALRNLTGEGMFNAVARAQSAP
- a CDS encoding prenyltransferase/squalene oxidase repeat-containing protein, translated to MIHRLPKAFRIAVNRGRVPRRAFDTLVADLNPTIRVDPGIETAIDAGIAWLARAQDESTSHDGGVSKHFSLISGWGSSYPETTGYIVPTAIAYAHLRDDPSHVERARRMLEWLVSIQQPDGSFLAGAIGSRHAVPTTFNTGQILIGLATGVVSYGERYLPAMRRAADWLVEVQDADGAWRAHQSPLVRPGPKAYDTHVAWGLFEAARIDPDRGYGEAGLRNARWALSLQTDNGWFEQCSIKNPETPATHTIGYALRGVLEAYAYSKDASLLAAARKAADGLWLATKLGGFLPGRIDRHWRGVADWSCLTGQAQNATNWMLLWKHTRDTRYLHAAFASNRFVRWTLDLDGDRDVRGAVKGSYPVDGEYDPWVYPNWATKFLVDSCMLEAEIRRTPSLATGG